Proteins from a single region of Harmonia axyridis chromosome 4, icHarAxyr1.1, whole genome shotgun sequence:
- the LOC123679275 gene encoding dual specificity protein phosphatase MPK-4-like, translating to MHKVCDTTIGPISVDLIEPNLYLGGLAAAKDKDTLKRLNISHIITIDTCPLPRQIVELKCLTIKFIQLSDQPKEDILSYFDETQSFIEEGISKGNVLVHCYFGVSRSATVVIGYVMKKYNLNFSDAFQRVKLKRSIVYPNPGFISQLLLYEKMNYVVDKNYMEYKIFRLSLAADRFKKIKILPQNFLQCIKSDPGLERSLPEPNVYKCKKCRRVLACFSNLITHDNENQVCKKSFFIEPLEWMNVTQVPEGKLYCPKCKNKLGSFSWIKSCQCPCGRQITPAFYINPSKVDFTDVVKNVEVTF from the coding sequence ATGCATAAAGTGTGTGATACAACTATTGGCCCAATAAGTGTTGATTTAATTGAACCTAACCTCTATCTTGGTGGTTTAGCTGCTGCCAAAGACAAGGATACATTAAAAAGGTTGAATATAAGTCATATTATAACCATTGATACATGCCCTCTTCCTAGACAAATTGTTGAGTTGAAATGCTTAACTATCAAATTTATACAGCTATCGGATCAACCGAAAGAGGACATATTGAGTTACTTTGATGAAACACAAAGTTTCATCGAGGAAGGTATTTCAAAGGGAAATGTCCTTGTGCACTGCTATTTTGGAGTTTCTAGAAGTGCCACTGTGGTTATTGGTTATGTAATGaagaaatataatttgaatttttcagatgCATTTCAGAGGGTAAAATTAAAAAGAAGCATTGTTTATCCTAATCCAGGATTCATCTCACAGCTCCTTCTTTATGAGAAAATGAACTATGTTGTGGATAAAAATTACATGGAATACAAAATATTTCGTTTATCATTGGCAGCTGAccgattcaaaaaaattaaaattctaccacagaattttcttcaatgtatAAAAAGTGATCCTGGTTTAGAAAGAAGCCTACCTGAACCAAATGTTTACAAATGCAAAAAGTGCCGAAGGGTACTGGcatgtttttcaaatttgattaccCATGATAATGAGAATCAAGTGTGTAAGAAGagtttttttattgaaccaTTGGAATGGATGAATGTTACCCAAGTACCTGAAGGCAAATTATACTGTCCTAAATGCAAAAATAAATTGGGTTCTTTCAGTTGGATTAAGAGTTGTCAATGTCCATGTGGCAGACAAATTACCCCAGCATTCTACATCAATCCCTCTAAAGTGGATTTTACTGATGTTGTCAAAAATGTAgaagtaacattttga
- the LOC123679258 gene encoding beta-catenin-like protein 1, which produces MDIVELLDYKPPQALKRVTEDDLDSSVEKQRKMRRLARAKADQMSKPASTSSLVHTLDEISEEERQEIIKYVEVEQTQGEVLDEAGIKKIILNFEKRILKNREMRIKFPDAPEKFMESELELHEVLQEMRVLATAPDFYPLLVKLNVISSLLELLSHDNTDIAVATVELLQELSDVDILNESEEGAEALIASLLEHQVIALLIQNLDRLDETVKEEAEGVHNTLAIIENLTEINPDICSEAAKQGLLHWLLKRLKLKAPFDGNKLYASEILAILLHDNDKNRLLLGEIEGIDTLLQQLAFYKRHDPGCADEHELMENLFDCLCNALMVVQNRDRFLKGEGLQLMNLMLREKKTSRNGSLKVLDYAMSGPHGKDNCNKFVDILGLRTIFPLFMKTPSKNRKKVLSTEEHEEHVTSIIASMLKNCRGSQRQRLISKFTENDHEKVDRLLELHFKYLEKVEAIDDILDENEDENTNYLKRLNAGLFTLQLIDFIIVEVCAAGPASIKQRVMQILNLRGASLKTIRHVMREYAGNLGDEAGPESKNQEQQHILNLVDKF; this is translated from the exons ATGGATATAGTCGAATTGCTCGATTATAAG ccTCCACAAGCACTCAAGAGAGTAACTGAGGATGATTTGGATTCGAGTGTTGAAAAACAGCGAAAAATGAGGAGATTAGCTAGGGCAAAAGCTGATCAGATGTCAAAACCTGCATCGACAAGTTCCCTTGTACATACTCTTGATGAAATAAGCGAAGAAGAACGACAAGAAATCATTAAATATGTAGAAGTTGAACAAACACAG GGAGAGGTACTTGATGAAGctggaattaaaaaaattattttaaattttgagaagAGGATTTTGAAGAAtagagaaatgagaataaaATTCCCAGATGCTCCTGAAAAGTTTATGGAAAGTGAACTGGAACTTCATGAAGTACTACAGGAGATGAGAGTTCTTGCAACTGCTCCTGATTTTTATCCCCTTCTCGTCAAACTAAATGTTATATCTAGTTTATTAGAATTATTGTCACATGATAATACAGATATTGCA GTTGCCACTGTAGAATTACTACAAGAACTCAGTGATGTAGATATCCTCAATGAATCAGAAGAAGGAGCGGAAGCTTTAATTGCATCACTTTTGGAGCATCAAGTTATTGCACTCCTAATTCAAAATTTAGACCGTCTTGATGAAACTGTGAAAGAGGAAGCAGAGGGAGTTCATAATACTTTagcaattattgaaaacttaaCAGAAATAAATCCAGATATATGTAGTGAAGCAGCTAAACAAGGTTTATTACATTGGTTGCTGAAAAGATTAAAGTTAAAAGCACCATTTGATGGCAATAAATTATATGCAAGTGAAATTTTAGCAATATTACTGCATGATAACGATAAAAATAGACTTTTATTAGGAGAAATAGAAGGAATTGATACCTTACTTCAACAATTAGCTTTTTATAAACGTCATGACCCGGGATGTGCAGATGAACATGAATTGATGGAGAATTTATTTGATTGTTTGTGTAATGCCTTGATGGTCGTACAAAATAGGGATCGTTTCTTAAAGGGTGAAGGTTTGCAATTGATGAACTTGATgctaagagaaaaaaagacttccAGGAATGGATCATTGAAGGTTCTAGATTATGCAATGTCCGGCCCTCATGGAAAGGACAATTGCAATAAATTTGTGGATATTCTGGGTTTGAGGACTATATTTCCCTTATTTATGAAGACTCCAagtaaaaacagaaaaaag GTGTTATCAACAGAGGAACATGAAGAGCATGTAACCTCAATTATAGCTTCAATGTTGAAAAATTGTCGAGGCTCCCAAAGACAAAGGCTGATCAGTAAATTCACAGAAAATGATCATGAAAAAGTAGATCGTTTATTAGAGCTCCATTTTAAATATTTAGAAAAAGTTGAAGCCATAGATGATATTCTAGACGAGAATGAAGATGAAAATACCAATTACTTAAAAAGGTTGAATGCTGGACTCTTCACTTTACAACTGATAGATTTCATCATTGTTGAAGTTTGTGCCGCAGGACCTGCTTCGATAAAACAAAGGGTGATGCAAATTTTGAACCTTAGAGGAGCATCTTTAAAAACTATAAGACATGTCATGAGAGAATATGCTGGAAATCTAGGAGATGAAGCGGGACCAGAATCGAAAAATCAAGAACAACAACATATCTTGAATCTTGTTGATAAGTTTTAA
- the LOC123679264 gene encoding phosphatidylinositol 4-kinase type 2-beta, whose protein sequence is MSANETATLVNTCCENEVHGALSITGSDISAEDIPLVPEVIFESTLDSPGLRESQPLLGGLDVSYNSFPDDPSFADLVWQAEVAIDNGIFPERISQGSSGSYFVKNPAGKSIGVFKPKDEEPYGRLNPKWTKWMHKLCCPCCFGRSCLIPNQGYLSEAAAYLVDAKLKLDIVPKTKVVKLVSATFNYPRFDRQKARMKRAIMEQFPNVGLRFNRIGLPPKNGSFQLFVDGYKDADYWLRRFEQEPLPPKLAQKFQLQFERLVVLDYIIRNTDRGNDNWLIKYDCPTLANGTSANTVSAQVELIDTTEWNLVQLPEISIAAIDNGLAFPYKHPDSWRAYPYHWAWLSQAKVPFSKETKDLVLPLLSDMNFVQDLCDDLYLLFKQDKGFDRSFYERQMSVMRGQILNLTQALKDGKSPVQLVQMPAVVVEKSQSQHTSRFFNFTQRFQDKSPFFSWC, encoded by the exons ATGAGTGCCAATGAAACTGCAACTTTGGTAAACACCTGTTGCGAAAACGAAGTACATGGTGCTTTATCCATTACTGGTAGTGATATTTCAGCCGAAGACATTCCTTTAGTTCCTGAAGTCATTTTCGAATCTACGTTGGATTCCCCAGGGTTAAGAGAGTCACAGCCACTTCTGGGAGGGCTTGATGTCTCTTACAATAGTTTTCCAG ATGATCCCTCGTTTGCCGATTTGGTATGGCAAGCAGAAGTGGCCATTGACAATGGAATTTTCCCAGAAAGAATATCTCAAGGCTCCAGTGGATCTTATTTTGTCAAAAATCCAGCAGGG aagagCATTGGAGTTTTTAAACCAAAAGATGAAGAGCCATATGGTCGTCTCAATCCTAAATGGACAAAATGGATGCATAAATTATGTTGTCCATGCTGTTTTGGCAGGTCTTGTTTGATACCTAATCAAGGGTATCTATCAGAGGCAGCAGCTTATTTAGTTGATGCCAAGCTCAAGCTAGATATCGTACCAAAAACAAAG GTTGTTAAGTTAGTGTCAGCAACATTCAATTATCCCAGGTTTGATCGACAAAAAGCGAGAATGAAAAGGGCTATCATGGAACAATTTCCAAATGTTGGGTTGAGATTCAATAGAATAGGCCTACCTCCCAAA aatggatCATTTCAATTATTCGTTGATGGTTACAAAGATGCAGATTACTGGCTTAGGAGATTCGAACAGGAGCCCCTACCTCCTAAGTTAGCCCAAAAGTTCCAATTGCAGTTCGAAAGATTGGTGGTTTTAGATTATATTATACGTAACACTGACCGCGGTAACGATAATTGGCTCATAAAATATGACTGTCCAACATTAGCCAATGGAACTTCTGCGAACACTGTTAGTGCCCAAGTTGAATTGATTGATACAACAG AATGGAATTTGGTTCAATTACCTGAAATTAGCATTGCTGCTATAGATAATGGTCTTGCCTTCCCATATAAACACCCAGATAGTTGGAGAGCCTATCCTTATCATTGGGCCTGGTTATCTCAAGCAAAAGTTCCTTTCAGCAAAGAAACTAAAGACTTGGTGTTACCATTGCTCTCCGATATGAATTTTGTGCAG gaCTTGTGTGATGATTTGTACCTACTGTTTAAACAAGATAAAGGGTTTGATCGAAGTTTTTATGAAAGACAGATGTCTGTTATGAGGGGCCAAATTTTGAATCTAACCCAAGCTCTCAAAGATGGAAAATCACCGGTACAATTAGTACAAATGCCTGCTGTTGTTGTTGAAAA gTCTCAGAGTCAGCATACTTCTAGATTTTTCAACTTCACCCAACGCTTCCAAGATAAGAGTCCATTTTTCTCGTGGTGTTGA
- the LOC123679278 gene encoding stromal cell-derived factor 2 isoform X1 → MNFPFDIYLTTFLLISLNLVIVFGAKERYVTCGSVIKLLNTDHRVRLHSHDVKYGTGSGQQSVTGIEIKEDVGSHWVVKAANGKICPRGQPIKCGSLIRLEHLESKRNLHSHIFSSPLSSQQEISCYGENGEGDTGDHWKVICSGYEAESLFEKVSNFAQGVLGTPKEQKVREGENWLRDDPVMLKHDDTSAYLATSGRTFGRPINGQVEVVGMSSSTGPVHWQAMEGVFLHNPDISASHHVHTEL, encoded by the exons atgaattttccctttgatatttatttgacaacttttttattaatttctcttaatttAGTTATTGTGTTTG GTGCGAAAGAAAGATATGTAACCTGTGGCTCGgtaataaaattacttaataCAGATCACAGAGTAAGATTACATTCTCACGATGTAAAATATGGTACGGGTAGCGGACAGCAATCAGTTACTGGTATCGAAATTAAAGAAGATGTTGGTAGTCATTGGGTAGTGAAGGCTGCTAATGGTAAAATATGTCCGAGGGGTCAACCAATTAAATGCGGCTCCTTGATAAGACTTGAACATTTAGAGAGCAAAAGAAATTTGCATTCACATATATTCTCAAGTCCACTGAGTAGCCAACAGGAAATAAGTTGCTATGGAGAAAATGGAGAAGGGGATACTGGAGATCATTGGAAAGTTATTTGTTCGG gatatgaAGCAGAAAGTCTATTTGAAAAAGTATCAAATTTTGCACAAGGAGTGCTGGGTACACCTAAAGAGCAAAAAGTCAGGGAAG GTGAAAATTGGCTCAGAGATGATCCGGTTATGTTGAAACATGACGACACAAGTGCCTACTTGGCAACATCGGGACGCACTTTCGGAAGACCAATTAATGGGCAAGTGGAAGTTGTGGGCATGAGCTCTTCAACAGGCCCAGTGCACTGGCAAGCCATGGAGGGTGTCTTTTTACACAATCCAGATATATCGGCATCCCATCATGTTCATACCGAACTTTAG
- the LOC123679278 gene encoding stromal cell-derived factor 2 isoform X2: protein MNFPFDIYLTTFLLISLNLVIVFGAKERYVTCGSVIKLLNTDHRVRLHSHDVKYGTGSGQQSVTGIEIKEDVGSHWVVKAANGKICPRGQPIKCGSLIRLEHLESKRNLHSHIFSSPLSSQQEISCYGENGEGDTGDHWKVICSGENWLRDDPVMLKHDDTSAYLATSGRTFGRPINGQVEVVGMSSSTGPVHWQAMEGVFLHNPDISASHHVHTEL from the exons atgaattttccctttgatatttatttgacaacttttttattaatttctcttaatttAGTTATTGTGTTTG GTGCGAAAGAAAGATATGTAACCTGTGGCTCGgtaataaaattacttaataCAGATCACAGAGTAAGATTACATTCTCACGATGTAAAATATGGTACGGGTAGCGGACAGCAATCAGTTACTGGTATCGAAATTAAAGAAGATGTTGGTAGTCATTGGGTAGTGAAGGCTGCTAATGGTAAAATATGTCCGAGGGGTCAACCAATTAAATGCGGCTCCTTGATAAGACTTGAACATTTAGAGAGCAAAAGAAATTTGCATTCACATATATTCTCAAGTCCACTGAGTAGCCAACAGGAAATAAGTTGCTATGGAGAAAATGGAGAAGGGGATACTGGAGATCATTGGAAAGTTATTTGTTCGG GTGAAAATTGGCTCAGAGATGATCCGGTTATGTTGAAACATGACGACACAAGTGCCTACTTGGCAACATCGGGACGCACTTTCGGAAGACCAATTAATGGGCAAGTGGAAGTTGTGGGCATGAGCTCTTCAACAGGCCCAGTGCACTGGCAAGCCATGGAGGGTGTCTTTTTACACAATCCAGATATATCGGCATCCCATCATGTTCATACCGAACTTTAG